One window from the genome of Actinoplanes teichomyceticus ATCC 31121 encodes:
- a CDS encoding MarR family winged helix-turn-helix transcriptional regulator, producing the protein MASDTEDIAEQLRQAVGRLVRTTRAHADTLPHTHAETLGYLSRLGPRTIAELAALRRVRHQSMSRTVGELEALGFVSRAANEADARSFMIELTPAGASALETDRAARRRWVAARIAGRLTPQEQRLLARVPALLDRLSDDAGRAGA; encoded by the coding sequence ATGGCGTCGGACACCGAAGACATCGCCGAGCAGCTGCGGCAGGCGGTCGGACGCCTGGTGCGCACCACCCGGGCGCACGCCGACACGCTGCCGCACACGCACGCCGAGACGCTGGGCTACCTGAGCCGCCTGGGGCCGCGGACGATCGCCGAGCTGGCCGCCCTGCGACGGGTGAGACATCAGAGCATGAGCCGCACGGTCGGGGAGCTGGAAGCGCTCGGGTTCGTCAGCCGGGCCGCGAACGAGGCCGACGCGCGCAGCTTCATGATCGAGCTGACCCCGGCGGGGGCGTCCGCGCTGGAGACCGACCGGGCGGCGCGCCGCAGGTGGGTGGCGGCCCGGATCGCCGGCCGGCTCACGCCGCAGGAGCAGCGCCTGCTGGCCCGGGTGCCGGCGCTGCTGGACCGGCTGTCGGACGACGCGGGCCGAGCCGGGGCGTGA
- a CDS encoding phosphatase PAP2 family protein translates to MTRTIPARRALPWWPDLLLVAAFVALTGALVDGHLLSLDQRVADWALTHQPAVPYWSARVLNYLGQGGQVLTPVGLILTGLLVHRTRSVRAALPFVAAYVVTYLTIGPMKLFFDRAAPRYPGPFRTEMFNPVASGVESRSFPSGHVGNSLVWFTVFAILAAALLRRALTRGEWFALRVLPVVIVFSTTLYTGFHWLTDSVAGLLLGLVLARLVQRVPWDRVPLPDLRGWERPAGL, encoded by the coding sequence GTGACCCGGACGATCCCCGCGCGCCGCGCCCTGCCCTGGTGGCCCGACCTGCTGCTGGTGGCGGCATTCGTGGCGCTGACCGGGGCGCTCGTCGACGGCCACCTGCTGAGCCTGGACCAGCGGGTGGCCGACTGGGCGCTGACGCACCAGCCGGCGGTGCCGTACTGGAGCGCCCGGGTGCTCAACTACCTGGGCCAGGGCGGCCAGGTACTGACCCCGGTCGGGCTGATCCTGACCGGTCTGCTGGTGCACCGGACCCGCTCGGTCCGCGCGGCGCTGCCGTTCGTCGCCGCCTACGTGGTGACCTACCTGACCATCGGCCCGATGAAGCTGTTCTTCGACCGTGCCGCGCCGCGCTATCCGGGACCGTTCAGGACCGAGATGTTCAACCCGGTCGCCAGCGGCGTGGAGAGCCGCAGCTTCCCGTCCGGCCACGTGGGCAACTCGCTGGTGTGGTTCACGGTGTTCGCGATCCTCGCCGCGGCCCTGCTGCGTCGCGCGCTCACCCGCGGGGAGTGGTTCGCCCTGCGGGTCCTCCCGGTCGTGATCGTCTTCAGCACCACGCTGTACACCGGTTTCCACTGGCTCACCGACTCGGTCGCCGGGCTGCTCCTCGGCCTGGTCCTGGCCCGCCTCGTGCAACGCGTCCCGTGGGACCGGGTCCCGCTGCCCGACCTGCGCGGCTGGGAGCGCCCGGCGGGCCTCTGA
- a CDS encoding trypsin-like serine peptidase, with amino-acid sequence MRRKAGIVVGACAALVLAGVAGAMTATRGSDGPVRTWHQAPGVPRTPVAAEASLPATTSGSPARPGRAGAVAPPRSRAAGEPAPRSGRRSPAAPASTAATGRVLESAPAPGPTARRQRVGELLSVGALLGYRAGPREETFRYPGASYVKLHFARLAMLPGDYVTVSNPARTESYRYEPGDEHRWAMSITGDTAVVEVHRAADPLGLRTALDGLGVTVDRVARGFSRTEQARVPEPGLGRPGRTGREESICGVDTSADAVCYQSSDPVAYVKSKAVARLLINGTELCTGWRVGPKNRMLTNNHCLTTSGEAYDTEVWFNYQCARCGGFDVFKPTKVWGDQVLSTDHVLDYTLFSVDGFASIEKFGYLTLDPVRPAKGAELYVPQHPAGEPARIAGAKGDRAANCAVDNPDYTGYAAHSDVSYLCDTAGGSSGSPVLSRRTNQVVALHHFGGCPNSGVRGDLLAGRLRAYL; translated from the coding sequence ATGCGACGCAAGGCAGGAATCGTCGTCGGAGCGTGCGCCGCCCTCGTGCTGGCCGGGGTGGCCGGCGCGATGACGGCGACACGCGGCAGCGATGGTCCGGTCCGCACCTGGCACCAGGCCCCGGGGGTGCCGCGTACCCCGGTGGCGGCCGAGGCGTCGCTGCCCGCCACGACCAGCGGTTCCCCGGCGCGTCCCGGGCGGGCCGGGGCTGTGGCGCCGCCCCGCTCCCGTGCCGCCGGGGAACCGGCCCCGCGGTCCGGCCGCCGGTCGCCGGCCGCCCCGGCGAGCACCGCCGCCACCGGGCGTGTGCTGGAGTCCGCCCCGGCCCCCGGCCCGACCGCCCGCCGTCAGCGCGTCGGCGAGCTGCTCTCGGTCGGCGCGCTGCTCGGCTACCGGGCCGGCCCGCGCGAGGAGACCTTCCGCTACCCCGGCGCGTCGTACGTGAAGCTGCACTTCGCCCGGCTGGCGATGCTGCCCGGCGACTACGTGACCGTCTCGAATCCGGCCCGGACCGAGTCGTACCGGTACGAACCGGGCGACGAGCACCGCTGGGCCATGTCGATCACCGGGGACACCGCCGTGGTCGAGGTGCACCGGGCGGCCGATCCGCTCGGGCTGCGCACGGCGCTGGACGGGCTCGGCGTGACGGTGGACCGGGTGGCGCGCGGGTTCAGCCGTACCGAGCAGGCCCGGGTGCCGGAGCCGGGCCTCGGGCGGCCCGGGCGGACCGGCCGGGAGGAGTCGATCTGCGGGGTGGACACCTCCGCCGACGCGGTCTGCTACCAGTCCAGCGATCCGGTGGCCTACGTCAAGTCCAAGGCGGTCGCCCGGCTGCTGATCAACGGGACCGAGCTGTGCACCGGCTGGCGGGTCGGACCGAAGAACCGGATGCTGACCAACAACCACTGCCTGACCACCTCCGGCGAGGCGTACGACACCGAGGTGTGGTTCAACTACCAGTGCGCCCGGTGCGGCGGTTTCGACGTGTTCAAGCCCACCAAGGTCTGGGGTGACCAGGTGCTCTCCACCGACCACGTGCTCGACTACACGCTGTTCAGCGTCGACGGCTTCGCCTCGATCGAGAAATTCGGCTACCTCACCCTCGACCCGGTGCGCCCGGCCAAGGGCGCCGAGCTCTACGTGCCGCAGCACCCGGCCGGTGAACCGGCCCGGATCGCCGGCGCCAAGGGCGACCGGGCCGCCAACTGCGCGGTCGACAACCCGGACTACACCGGTTACGCCGCGCACTCCGACGTGTCGTACCTGTGCGACACCGCGGGCGGCTCGTCCGGCTCGCCGGTGCTGTCCCGCAGGACCAACCAGGTGGTGGCGCTGCACCACTTCGGCGGCTGCCCGAACTCCGGCGTCCGTGGCGACCTGCTGGCCGGGCGGTTGCGCGCGTACCTCTAG
- a CDS encoding DUF4032 domain-containing protein, whose translation MRITSALIDPALLDLPWHVPLEEWPADHLVALPQGISRHVVRFVKLNDVVYAMKETRERIAEKEYDLLRALERIDFPAVQAVAIATDRRTLDGEPLETVLVTRHLQFSLPYRALFSRVLRPDTMNRLLDALAALVVRMHLTGFSWGDCSLSNTLFRRDAGAFAAYLVDAETGNLYPKLSEGQRSEDIEILRLNIFGECLDLQAAELLHESIDPERVVDDIVARYERLWHEVTYEQEVARDARHHIERRIRRLNEMGFDVAEVSMSTMDGGYRVRPKVVDAGYHTRRLMRLTGLDAEENQARQLLNDLDAYRAESALTDEQQAAHRWLTEVFEPVVRAVPAHLRRKLEPQEIFSQIIQHKWLLSERAGRDVGMAPAVQSYLTEVLVNKPDEQAVLGVDADELDSAMAP comes from the coding sequence GTGCGCATCACCTCCGCCCTCATCGACCCCGCGCTGCTGGACCTGCCGTGGCACGTGCCGCTCGAGGAGTGGCCGGCCGACCACCTGGTCGCCCTGCCCCAGGGCATCTCCCGGCACGTCGTGCGGTTCGTGAAGCTGAACGACGTCGTCTACGCGATGAAGGAGACCCGGGAGCGGATCGCCGAGAAGGAGTACGACCTGCTCCGCGCCCTGGAACGGATCGACTTCCCGGCGGTGCAGGCGGTCGCCATCGCCACCGACCGGCGGACGCTGGACGGCGAGCCGCTGGAGACCGTGCTGGTCACCCGGCACCTGCAGTTCTCCCTGCCGTACCGCGCGCTGTTCTCCCGGGTGCTGCGCCCGGACACCATGAACCGGCTGCTCGACGCGCTGGCCGCCCTGGTGGTGCGGATGCATCTGACCGGCTTCTCGTGGGGCGACTGCTCGCTGTCCAACACGCTGTTCCGGCGGGACGCGGGCGCGTTCGCGGCCTACCTGGTGGACGCGGAGACCGGCAATCTCTACCCGAAGCTGTCCGAGGGGCAACGCAGCGAGGACATCGAGATTCTCCGGCTGAACATCTTCGGCGAGTGCCTCGACCTGCAGGCCGCCGAGCTGCTGCACGAGTCGATCGACCCGGAGAGGGTGGTCGACGACATCGTGGCGCGCTACGAGCGGCTGTGGCACGAGGTGACCTACGAGCAGGAGGTCGCGCGGGACGCCCGGCACCACATCGAGCGGCGCATCCGGCGGCTCAACGAGATGGGTTTCGACGTCGCCGAGGTGTCGATGTCCACGATGGACGGTGGCTACCGGGTGCGGCCCAAGGTCGTCGACGCCGGTTACCACACCCGCCGGCTGATGCGCCTGACCGGCCTGGACGCCGAGGAGAACCAGGCCCGGCAGCTGCTCAACGACCTGGACGCCTACCGCGCGGAGAGCGCGCTGACCGACGAGCAGCAGGCGGCGCACCGCTGGCTGACCGAGGTCTTCGAGCCGGTCGTCCGCGCGGTGCCGGCGCACCTGCGCCGGAAACTGGAGCCGCAGGAGATCTTCTCGCAGATCATCCAGCACAAGTGGCTGCTGTCCGAGCGGGCCGGCCGGGACGTCGGGATGGCTCCGGCGGTGCAGTCGTACCTGACCGAGGTGCTGGTCAACAAACCGGACGAGCAGGCCGTGCTGGGCGTGGACGCGGACGAACTGGACTCCGCGATGGCCCCCTAG
- a CDS encoding potassium channel family protein gives MSAVTRPDAGHPRDPGGDTRLHLVVCGADALVWTLAEELANSRHRIRLTVITPHRIRPDVPDLKVLEDRGVALRQADRLDERTFRDAGLAGAAALALVMPDDMVNLHAALCAREVEEKLRVVVRMFNTGLGGSVSRIFPDYVVLSDAEMAAPAFVAAALGEVAPTHFRHGGRTLYVAHRGDVPGRSVMATLATGTAGEVAVLPAEPEAPAARPDDLVLAEAAGRPPGEDVTRRLLARAGRRRHPLTAVGRALRAALNRKLGVAVLITLVTTVLAGAVLNAWDETDHDLWESIYVTLMTAVGASDVEEQRNAVAQAAQLVLTVAGLALLPLITAAVVDGMVNARLALSQGRLAGQLREHIVLVGLGNVGTQVLRRLHDLGVRVVAIDRHAEARGVKSAQRRGIPVIVGDASREETLRAASIDTCRALVVVSTNDPVNLQAALYARAIREDLRVVLRLFDDDFARRIESAFQINTSRSVSRLCAPVFAAALLERNVHASIPVDRHALLVGTVTVREGSDLDGAPLSAVDHPGEARVIAMSAAAQEWMDWRPDPRRVLAAGDRILVAARQRGLRALVERSKPVL, from the coding sequence GTGAGTGCCGTAACCCGTCCGGATGCCGGTCACCCCCGCGATCCCGGCGGTGACACCCGGCTCCACCTGGTCGTCTGCGGCGCGGACGCGCTGGTCTGGACACTCGCCGAGGAATTGGCGAACTCGCGGCACCGGATCCGCCTCACGGTGATCACCCCGCACCGCATCCGGCCAGACGTGCCCGACCTGAAGGTGCTCGAGGATCGCGGCGTCGCGCTGCGCCAGGCCGACCGGCTGGACGAGCGGACGTTCCGGGACGCCGGGCTGGCCGGGGCGGCCGCGCTCGCCCTGGTGATGCCGGACGACATGGTCAACCTGCACGCCGCCCTCTGCGCCCGCGAGGTGGAGGAGAAGCTGCGGGTGGTGGTCCGGATGTTCAACACCGGGCTGGGCGGCAGCGTGAGCCGGATCTTCCCGGACTACGTGGTGCTCTCCGACGCCGAGATGGCCGCTCCGGCGTTCGTCGCGGCGGCGCTCGGCGAGGTCGCGCCCACCCACTTCCGCCACGGTGGCCGTACCCTCTACGTCGCCCACCGCGGCGACGTGCCCGGCCGCAGCGTGATGGCCACCCTGGCCACCGGGACCGCGGGCGAGGTGGCGGTGCTGCCGGCCGAGCCGGAGGCCCCCGCGGCCCGGCCGGACGACCTGGTGCTGGCCGAGGCCGCCGGCCGCCCACCCGGTGAGGACGTCACCCGCCGGCTGCTGGCCCGGGCCGGTCGCCGGCGCCACCCGCTGACCGCCGTCGGCCGGGCGCTGCGCGCCGCGCTCAACCGCAAGCTCGGCGTCGCGGTGCTGATCACGCTGGTCACCACGGTCCTGGCCGGCGCGGTGCTGAACGCCTGGGACGAGACCGACCACGACCTCTGGGAGTCGATCTACGTCACCCTGATGACCGCGGTCGGCGCGTCCGATGTGGAGGAGCAGCGCAACGCGGTCGCGCAGGCCGCCCAGCTGGTGCTGACGGTCGCCGGGCTGGCGCTGCTGCCGCTGATCACCGCCGCGGTGGTGGACGGCATGGTGAACGCCCGGCTGGCGCTCAGCCAGGGCCGGCTCGCCGGGCAGTTGCGCGAGCACATCGTGCTGGTCGGGCTCGGCAACGTCGGCACCCAGGTGCTGCGCCGGCTGCACGACCTCGGTGTCCGGGTGGTCGCCATCGACCGGCACGCCGAGGCCCGCGGGGTGAAGTCCGCGCAGCGGCGCGGCATACCGGTGATCGTCGGTGACGCGTCCCGCGAGGAGACGCTGCGGGCCGCGTCGATCGACACCTGCCGCGCGCTGGTCGTGGTCTCCACCAACGATCCGGTGAACCTGCAGGCCGCGCTGTACGCCCGGGCGATCCGCGAGGACCTGCGGGTGGTGCTGCGGCTGTTCGACGACGACTTCGCCCGGCGGATCGAGTCGGCCTTCCAGATCAACACGTCGCGTAGCGTGTCCCGGCTCTGCGCCCCGGTCTTCGCCGCCGCGCTGCTGGAACGCAACGTGCACGCCAGCATCCCGGTCGACCGGCACGCCCTGCTGGTCGGCACGGTCACCGTCCGGGAGGGCTCCGACCTCGACGGCGCCCCGCTGAGCGCGGTCGATCACCCGGGTGAGGCCCGGGTGATCGCGATGTCCGCGGCCGCGCAGGAGTGGATGGACTGGCGGCCGGATCCGCGCCGGGTGCTGGCCGCCGGCGACCGGATCCTGGTCGCGGCCCGCCAGCGCGGCCTGCGCGCCCTGGTCGAACGCTCGAAACCGGTCCTCTAG
- a CDS encoding MSMEG_6728 family protein, whose translation MQTFLPYPDFLESAAVLDARRLGKQRVETIQVLRGLTVPGYGWRNHPAVVMWRGYEEALVRYGLAMCEIWTATGRADTCAATLTADLRAYKGITVVRSQPELARVVALPPWLGHPELHRSHQSALIRKDPDTYRPIFGDVPDDLPYFWPGAGTEFGQSPIRSQLNNVNVVSSSAPADR comes from the coding sequence ATGCAGACGTTCCTGCCGTACCCGGACTTCCTGGAGAGCGCGGCGGTGCTGGATGCCAGACGGCTCGGCAAGCAGCGGGTCGAGACGATCCAGGTGCTCCGCGGGCTCACCGTCCCGGGGTACGGCTGGCGCAACCACCCCGCGGTGGTCATGTGGCGTGGCTACGAGGAGGCGCTGGTCCGGTACGGCCTGGCCATGTGCGAGATCTGGACCGCCACCGGCCGCGCCGACACCTGCGCCGCCACCCTCACCGCCGACCTGCGGGCGTACAAGGGCATCACGGTGGTCCGCAGCCAGCCGGAACTGGCCCGGGTCGTGGCCCTGCCGCCCTGGCTCGGCCACCCGGAGCTGCACCGCAGCCACCAGTCCGCGCTGATCCGCAAGGATCCGGACACCTACCGCCCGATCTTCGGCGACGTGCCGGACGACCTGCCCTACTTCTGGCCGGGCGCCGGGACCGAGTTCGGCCAGTCGCCGATCAGATCCCAGCTCAACAACGTGAACGTGGTCTCCTCGAGCGCCCCGGCGGACCGGTAG
- a CDS encoding GNAT family N-acetyltransferase: MRIERVTSADEIHRGADLFDAPPIAEATRRFLGDPTHHLLFAYDDADRPVGMISGVETTHPDKGTEMLIYELGVTPVARLQGIGTALVNALAAVARAHGCYGMWVATETDNAAALATYRSAGALEETTFTLLSWDLIGDWPNSVPAPGQK, encoded by the coding sequence ATGCGTATCGAACGCGTCACGTCCGCCGATGAGATCCACCGCGGGGCCGACCTCTTCGACGCGCCCCCGATCGCCGAGGCGACCCGGCGCTTCCTCGGCGACCCGACGCACCACCTGCTGTTCGCCTACGACGACGCGGACCGCCCGGTGGGGATGATCTCCGGTGTCGAGACCACCCACCCGGACAAGGGCACCGAGATGCTGATCTACGAGCTCGGGGTGACCCCGGTGGCCCGGTTGCAGGGCATCGGGACCGCGCTGGTCAACGCGCTGGCCGCGGTGGCCCGTGCGCACGGCTGCTACGGCATGTGGGTGGCGACCGAGACCGACAACGCGGCCGCGCTGGCCACCTACCGGTCCGCCGGGGCGCTCGAGGAGACCACGTTCACGTTGTTGAGCTGGGATCTGATCGGCGACTGGCCGAACTCGGTCCCGGCGCCCGGCCAGAAGTAG
- a CDS encoding alpha/beta hydrolase, producing the protein MTTDTSGATAGRPDAARRDHATGAPDITVYPAERFPGPRPAVLVLPGGGYRFHAEHEGEGYARWLSGIGLHAFVLRYPLMTDHRFPAPLESGRAALEWIRAGGHGLDVGRHVGVIGSSAGGHVAGLLATGTVMSTEKLAAPPPRPDFAILAYSPADLRLLPDAPVEWILDGRMDLRDELSPARNVDAGTGPTFLWATAEDPPGFPNALAYATALFHAGIPVELHIYPRGRHGLGLADGVAYGAHGDLHIPHTARWAPACEAWLRAEGFLPAG; encoded by the coding sequence ATGACAACCGACACGAGCGGCGCCACCGCCGGGCGTCCGGACGCCGCACGGCGTGACCATGCCACCGGCGCGCCGGACATCACCGTCTACCCGGCCGAACGGTTCCCCGGCCCGCGGCCGGCGGTGCTGGTGCTGCCCGGCGGCGGCTACCGGTTCCACGCCGAGCACGAGGGCGAGGGGTACGCGCGCTGGCTGAGCGGGATCGGGCTGCACGCGTTCGTCCTGCGCTACCCACTGATGACCGACCACCGGTTCCCGGCGCCGCTGGAGTCCGGCCGTGCCGCGCTGGAATGGATCCGTGCCGGTGGGCACGGGCTGGACGTCGGCCGGCACGTCGGCGTCATCGGATCGAGCGCCGGCGGGCACGTCGCCGGCCTGCTGGCGACCGGAACGGTGATGTCCACGGAGAAGCTGGCCGCGCCACCGCCACGCCCGGACTTCGCGATCCTCGCCTACTCACCGGCGGACCTGCGCCTGCTGCCCGACGCGCCGGTGGAGTGGATCCTCGACGGGCGGATGGACCTGCGCGACGAACTGTCGCCGGCCCGCAACGTCGACGCCGGCACCGGGCCGACGTTCCTCTGGGCCACCGCCGAGGACCCGCCCGGATTCCCGAACGCGCTCGCCTACGCGACCGCCCTGTTCCACGCCGGCATCCCGGTCGAACTGCACATCTATCCCCGCGGGCGGCACGGGCTCGGCCTGGCGGACGGCGTCGCCTACGGCGCGCACGGCGACCTCCACATCCCGCACACGGCGCGCTGGGCACCGGCGTGCGAGGCGTGGCTGCGGGCGGAGGGATTCCTCCCGGCCGGCTGA
- a CDS encoding ABC transporter ATP-binding protein, translated as MATVTYEKASRIYPGSERPAVNELNLEIGDGEFLVLVGPSGCGKSTSLRMLAGLEDVDRGRILINDKDVTHLPPKSRDIAMVFQNYALYPHMTVYENMAFALKLRKTPKAEIDRAVKEAASLLQLEEYLSRKPKALSGGQRQRVAMGRAIVRQPQVFLMDEPLSNLDAKLRVQTRSQIATLQAKLGVTTVYVTHDQVEAMTMGHRVAVMLDGVLQQVDTPRALYDTPGNVFVAGFMGSPAMNIKTVPLTEAGASFGALTVPLTREQVATAQNGGDGKVTIGFRPEAAAVVTESAGALPIKVDLVEDLGSDANVYGHADLAGGSERFVVRTERRYMPHMGETVYIKPNPEAIHVFHAGTGVRV; from the coding sequence ATGGCTACCGTCACGTACGAGAAGGCCTCCCGGATCTACCCGGGTTCCGAGCGCCCCGCGGTCAACGAGCTGAACCTCGAGATCGGCGACGGCGAGTTCCTCGTCCTGGTCGGCCCGTCCGGTTGTGGTAAGTCCACCAGCCTGCGCATGCTCGCCGGCCTGGAGGATGTCGACCGCGGCCGCATCCTGATCAACGACAAGGACGTCACCCACCTGCCGCCGAAGTCCCGTGACATCGCCATGGTGTTCCAGAACTACGCGCTGTACCCGCACATGACGGTGTACGAGAACATGGCGTTCGCCCTGAAGCTGCGCAAGACGCCGAAGGCGGAGATCGACCGCGCGGTCAAGGAGGCGGCTTCGCTGCTGCAGCTGGAGGAGTACCTGTCGCGTAAGCCGAAGGCGCTCTCCGGTGGTCAGCGTCAGCGTGTCGCGATGGGCCGCGCGATCGTCCGGCAGCCGCAGGTGTTCCTCATGGACGAGCCGCTGTCGAACCTGGACGCGAAGCTGCGTGTGCAGACCCGCTCGCAGATCGCCACGCTGCAGGCGAAGCTCGGTGTCACCACCGTCTACGTCACCCACGACCAGGTCGAGGCCATGACCATGGGGCACCGGGTGGCGGTCATGCTGGACGGCGTGCTGCAGCAGGTGGACACCCCACGGGCGCTCTACGACACCCCCGGCAACGTCTTCGTCGCCGGCTTCATGGGCTCCCCGGCCATGAACATCAAGACCGTGCCGCTGACCGAGGCGGGCGCCAGCTTCGGCGCGCTGACCGTCCCGCTGACCCGCGAGCAGGTCGCCACCGCGCAGAACGGCGGGGACGGCAAGGTCACCATCGGTTTCCGCCCGGAGGCCGCCGCCGTCGTCACCGAGTCGGCCGGCGCGCTGCCGATCAAGGTCGACCTGGTGGAGGACCTGGGTTCGGACGCGAACGTGTACGGCCACGCCGACCTGGCGGGCGGCTCGGAGCGGTTCGTGGTCCGGACCGAGCGGCGCTACATGCCGCACATGGGCGAGACCGTCTACATCAAGCCGAACCCGGAGGCGATCCACGTCTTCCACGCCGGTACCGGCGTCCGGGTCTGA
- the rlmB gene encoding 23S rRNA (guanosine(2251)-2'-O)-methyltransferase RlmB, with protein MPGNSQNASKRATAKKGAPVGSGGKNRARLKGRGKTLPADERPWHKAYSGTEKLPDKTARKQEKERRAAAAEGRAPKVGMPGTKDTTWGRGGGRGAGVSRPSAVRGGRAAGPRGPRVAPGRKSNPTKEGPELLLGRNPVVEALRALVPATALYVAQGIDIDERVAEIVRTSADRGIPILEVSRNELDRMTGGVLHQGVGLQVPPFAYEDFDDLVAAALEQTSPLLVALDGITDPRNVGAVIRSVAAFGGHGVFLTERRAAGITATAWRTSAGAAARVPVSQVVNLTRAIKSAQKAGFTAIGLDADGETDLYQLEAAIGPLIVVVGSEGRGLSRLVGETCDLRVRIPMASDVESLNASVAAAVTLAEVSRRRMRA; from the coding sequence ATGCCGGGTAATTCACAGAACGCGAGCAAGCGGGCGACCGCCAAGAAGGGCGCCCCGGTCGGCTCGGGCGGCAAGAACCGCGCCAGGCTCAAGGGGCGCGGCAAGACCCTGCCGGCCGACGAGCGGCCCTGGCACAAGGCGTACTCGGGCACCGAGAAACTGCCCGACAAGACCGCGCGCAAGCAGGAGAAGGAGCGCCGCGCGGCGGCGGCCGAGGGCCGCGCGCCCAAGGTCGGCATGCCCGGTACCAAGGACACCACGTGGGGTCGCGGCGGTGGCCGGGGCGCCGGTGTCAGCCGTCCCAGCGCCGTGCGGGGTGGCCGGGCGGCCGGTCCGCGCGGCCCGCGGGTCGCGCCGGGCCGCAAGTCCAACCCCACCAAGGAAGGCCCCGAGCTGCTGCTCGGCCGCAACCCGGTGGTGGAGGCGCTGCGCGCGCTGGTGCCGGCCACGGCGCTGTACGTGGCGCAGGGCATCGACATCGACGAGCGGGTCGCCGAGATCGTCCGGACCTCCGCCGACCGGGGCATCCCGATCCTGGAGGTCAGCCGCAACGAGCTGGACCGGATGACCGGCGGGGTGCTGCACCAGGGTGTCGGCCTGCAGGTGCCGCCGTTCGCGTACGAGGACTTCGACGACCTGGTCGCCGCCGCCCTGGAGCAGACGTCGCCGCTGCTGGTGGCCCTGGACGGGATCACCGACCCGCGCAACGTGGGCGCGGTGATCCGGTCGGTGGCCGCGTTCGGCGGGCACGGCGTGTTCCTGACCGAGCGGCGGGCCGCCGGCATCACCGCGACCGCCTGGCGCACCAGCGCCGGCGCGGCCGCCCGCGTGCCGGTCTCCCAGGTCGTCAACCTGACCCGGGCGATCAAGTCGGCGCAGAAGGCCGGTTTCACCGCGATCGGCCTGGACGCCGACGGCGAGACCGACCTCTACCAGCTGGAGGCGGCGATCGGGCCGCTGATCGTGGTGGTCGGCTCGGAGGGGCGGGGCCTGTCCCGGCTCGTCGGCGAGACCTGCGACCTGCGGGTGCGCATCCCGATGGCCTCCGACGTGGAGTCGCTGAACGCCAGCGTCGCCGCCGCCGTCACCCTCGCCGAGGTGTCCCGCCGCCGCATGCGGGCCTGA